A region from the Anaerobacillus sp. CMMVII genome encodes:
- a CDS encoding histidine kinase, translating to MKEDLEKEKAQKSILEEREKLSRELHDGIAQSLFLVSVKFNQLELKEPQLNDNEVYQKIKKTIQHIHTDVRQAIFNLRNATHEESFHWRSSLNTLIANFKEESKKTVNVNWEIDESIFSAKEKIELYACIKEALMNIRKHAKCENVWISARTLPNGWICKIEDDGLYIRNGKSSAKGYGLEIMKDRTNSMGWNFSLERNDEKTQVIIRKGNYDETTISRNNC from the coding sequence ATGAAGGAAGACTTAGAAAAAGAAAAAGCACAGAAGTCAATTTTAGAAGAAAGAGAAAAGCTGTCCCGTGAATTACATGATGGAATTGCTCAGTCACTTTTTCTTGTTTCAGTAAAATTCAATCAACTAGAATTAAAAGAACCACAGCTTAACGATAATGAGGTTTATCAAAAGATAAAAAAGACGATACAACACATTCATACAGATGTTAGACAAGCTATCTTTAATTTACGAAATGCAACACATGAGGAGTCCTTTCACTGGAGATCATCATTAAATACATTAATCGCAAATTTCAAAGAAGAAAGTAAAAAAACTGTTAATGTTAATTGGGAGATCGACGAATCAATCTTTTCAGCAAAAGAAAAGATTGAGCTTTACGCTTGTATAAAAGAGGCATTAATGAACATAAGAAAACATGCAAAGTGTGAAAATGTCTGGATCTCAGCAAGGACACTACCAAATGGCTGGATTTGTAAAATTGAAGACGATGGCTTATATATTAGAAATGGAAAAAGCTCAGCAAAAGGGTACGGTTTAGAGATCATGAAAGACCGTACAAATTCGATGGGGTGGAACTTTTCACTCGAACGAAACGATGAAAAAACACAAGTGATTATCCGAAAGGGGAATTATGATGAAACAACCATTTCGCGTAATAATTGTTGA
- a CDS encoding NADPH-dependent FMN reductase, protein MKLVIISGSPRSFGRTKIVGAFISNKYGIEMFDLSKGTIPLYNGTAEQYEFAAVKEIRALVKESDGIIIATPEYHNGISGSLKNTLDFLGSEQFFNKPVAMLAVAGGGKGGINALNNLRIVLRGLYANVIPKQIVLDPENFDRENETLSKESALLVDEQIDQLKLYAKAWSYLKQEHSVS, encoded by the coding sequence ATGAAGTTAGTAATCATTAGTGGGAGTCCAAGAAGTTTTGGTCGTACCAAAATAGTTGGAGCTTTTATTTCAAATAAGTATGGAATTGAAATGTTTGATTTAAGTAAAGGAACGATCCCTTTATATAATGGGACGGCTGAACAATACGAATTTGCGGCTGTTAAGGAAATACGAGCATTAGTTAAAGAATCCGATGGAATAATTATAGCTACCCCTGAGTACCATAACGGAATCAGTGGATCCCTAAAAAATACGTTAGATTTTTTAGGAAGTGAGCAATTTTTCAATAAACCTGTTGCGATGCTAGCAGTGGCAGGTGGGGGCAAAGGCGGAATTAACGCCCTAAACAATTTGAGAATTGTCCTCCGCGGCCTGTATGCGAATGTTATCCCAAAGCAAATCGTATTAGATCCAGAAAACTTTGATCGTGAAAACGAAACATTATCTAAGGAAAGTGCTCTCTTGGTTGATGAGCAAATTGACCAATTGAAGCTATATGCAAAAGCCTGGAGCTATTTAAAGCAGGAGCATTCGGTTTCATGA
- a CDS encoding response regulator transcription factor codes for MTIKIVIADDHHVVRKGLVFFLKTQEDLVIVGEAQNGLEAIKLADELLPDIILMDVMMPEMDGIEATKRIKETHPEMKILILTSMSDQGYVIPAIRAGANGYQLKDVEPDELVRSIRGVANGESQLSAKVTSQMMTFISGESKGTEKPLSHLTKREKDVLAEIAKGKSNKEIAVSLFITEKTVKTHVSNILAKLELHDRTQAALYAVKHGL; via the coding sequence GTGACCATAAAAATAGTAATTGCTGATGATCATCATGTAGTGCGAAAAGGGTTGGTATTTTTTCTGAAAACGCAAGAGGATTTGGTCATTGTTGGAGAGGCTCAGAATGGTTTGGAGGCGATTAAACTAGCTGATGAGCTATTACCCGATATAATCTTGATGGATGTCATGATGCCAGAGATGGATGGCATTGAAGCGACAAAGAGGATAAAAGAAACGCACCCAGAAATGAAAATCCTAATCTTAACAAGTATGTCTGATCAGGGCTATGTGATACCAGCAATCCGTGCCGGAGCAAACGGGTACCAGCTAAAAGATGTTGAGCCTGATGAACTTGTCCGTTCAATTCGAGGTGTAGCAAACGGGGAAAGCCAGCTGAGTGCAAAAGTAACTTCTCAAATGATGACTTTTATAAGCGGTGAGAGTAAGGGGACAGAAAAACCTCTAAGTCACTTAACAAAGCGAGAGAAAGACGTTTTAGCAGAAATAGCTAAAGGCAAAAGCAATAAAGAAATAGCTGTAAGTCTATTTATTACAGAAAAAACAGTAAAGACCCATGTATCAAATATCCTAGCTAAGTTAGAGCTTCATGACCGAACTCAAGCAGCATTGTATGCGGTTAAGCACGGGCTTTAG
- a CDS encoding ABC transporter permease: MNIITIARKEIKLGFRNPWSYTFLITFSLFSLALLFIHADAQAGIGKYTTMTGTMMNLLLYFLPLMTLMLGSFSVTTEKEDGNWQLLLSYPLSSSHWLIGKYIGIYIVITAIVSFGFGLAGIVGMFFGAKLPSGTGLFLLTFSLLLSFIFLALAIFIGTVSKNRWQALTASVSIWIFLVLAWPIMMISTLSSLNYQVLKSTIEIVTLLNPAEFTRIYMIIKLGGGAVFGPEYIHWVGWAGSSLGTAYFIVLCIVWVYFLMTTAIYIIERGRRHG; encoded by the coding sequence TTGAATATCATTACGATAGCAAGAAAAGAGATTAAACTAGGTTTTCGAAATCCATGGTCCTATACATTCCTAATTACTTTTTCGTTATTTTCATTAGCACTGTTATTCATTCATGCTGATGCGCAAGCGGGCATTGGGAAGTATACAACAATGACAGGTACAATGATGAATTTATTGCTTTATTTTTTGCCGTTAATGACACTCATGTTGGGGTCTTTCTCCGTTACAACTGAAAAGGAAGATGGTAATTGGCAACTGCTGTTGTCCTATCCACTATCAAGCTCCCATTGGCTAATTGGAAAATATATCGGTATCTATATTGTCATTACTGCGATTGTTTCATTTGGATTTGGACTAGCCGGTATAGTGGGGATGTTTTTTGGAGCCAAACTTCCAAGCGGGACAGGTCTCTTTTTACTGACCTTTTCGTTATTGCTCTCTTTTATTTTCCTAGCATTAGCCATTTTTATAGGTACTGTTTCTAAAAACCGTTGGCAAGCGCTCACGGCTAGCGTTAGTATCTGGATTTTTTTGGTTTTAGCATGGCCAATTATGATGATCTCAACGCTAAGTTCACTGAACTATCAAGTATTAAAGTCAACCATTGAAATTGTTACATTGTTAAACCCTGCTGAATTTACAAGGATTTATATGATCATAAAACTAGGCGGTGGTGCGGTATTCGGTCCGGAATACATTCATTGGGTTGGTTGGGCTGGCTCTAGCCTAGGTACGGCGTATTTCATTGTTCTATGTATCGTATGGGTCTATTTTTTGATGACGACTGCCATTTATATCATTGAGCGGGGGAGAAGACATGGATAA
- a CDS encoding metalloregulator ArsR/SmtB family transcription factor: protein MQLDRLVNFHKTLGDKTRIQIISLLRDGPLHGQAIAGKLGLTAPTISHHITKLREVGIIYERREKNTIYFYLDEKKLAFKAGAILKLGATDEKMMGDLNMDEKYAILKNFLQNDGRLKTIPSQRKKRLVVLEHIVKGLEKGKQYSEKEINEHIKKFHDDFATIRREFIMCQFMYRQDGQYELNPEEMWPV, encoded by the coding sequence ATGCAATTGGATCGTTTGGTTAACTTTCATAAAACACTTGGTGATAAAACCAGAATTCAAATAATCTCATTGCTCAGAGACGGGCCGTTGCACGGTCAAGCAATTGCCGGAAAGCTTGGTTTAACGGCACCAACCATCTCACACCATATTACAAAGCTACGAGAAGTTGGGATTATTTATGAACGGCGCGAAAAGAATACCATTTATTTTTATCTCGATGAAAAAAAGCTTGCGTTTAAAGCCGGGGCTATTTTGAAACTCGGGGCCACTGATGAGAAAATGATGGGAGATCTGAATATGGATGAAAAATATGCGATCCTTAAAAACTTTCTCCAAAATGATGGGAGACTTAAAACCATTCCATCACAACGTAAAAAACGGCTTGTTGTTTTAGAACATATTGTAAAAGGCTTAGAAAAAGGAAAGCAGTATAGTGAAAAGGAAATTAATGAGCATATTAAAAAATTTCATGATGACTTTGCTACGATCAGAAGGGAGTTTATCATGTGCCAGTTTATGTATCGCCAAGATGGACAGTATGAGTTAAACCCTGAGGAAATGTGGCCGGTTTAA
- the modA gene encoding molybdate ABC transporter substrate-binding protein, with protein MGRTLRFFILITLFFSIISGCGPKSEEIEITVAAASDLSLAFTEVGEIFEQETGIKITFSFGSTGQLADQIEHGAPFDVFAAANISFVDNLREKGLVNPETQMTYAFGRIGLTTLLDSPLNIETLEDLAKPEVIKIAIANPDHAPYGLAAKQALETLGLWEQIEEKLVYGKNISETLTFIETGNVEAGIVALSLYNKEKVNFHLIDEDLHAPLEQSIAVINRTNQEQAALDFINFILGPIGKPIMESYGFIVPTQ; from the coding sequence ATGGGACGAACACTACGCTTTTTTATTTTGATTACTTTGTTTTTTTCTATTATTAGTGGTTGCGGCCCTAAAAGTGAAGAAATAGAAATCACGGTTGCTGCTGCTTCTGACTTATCTTTGGCTTTTACGGAAGTTGGAGAAATCTTCGAGCAGGAAACCGGAATAAAGATAACGTTTTCTTTTGGTTCTACTGGCCAGCTTGCTGATCAAATTGAACATGGTGCCCCTTTTGATGTATTTGCAGCTGCGAATATTTCATTTGTTGACAACTTACGCGAGAAGGGTTTGGTTAATCCAGAAACTCAAATGACTTATGCCTTTGGTAGAATTGGTCTCACAACCTTACTTGACAGCCCACTTAATATTGAAACATTGGAAGACTTGGCAAAACCAGAAGTGATAAAGATTGCTATCGCCAATCCTGACCACGCTCCTTATGGATTAGCTGCCAAGCAAGCATTAGAGACTCTTGGACTTTGGGAGCAAATTGAAGAAAAGCTCGTTTATGGCAAGAACATTTCTGAAACCCTTACCTTTATTGAAACAGGGAATGTAGAAGCAGGGATAGTCGCTTTGTCCCTTTATAATAAAGAAAAAGTAAATTTTCACTTAATTGATGAAGATTTGCATGCTCCACTTGAACAATCTATTGCCGTCATTAATCGAACTAACCAAGAACAAGCTGCTCTGGACTTTATCAATTTTATTTTGGGACCAATCGGTAAACCCATCATGGAAAGCTACGGCTTCATAGTCCCTACTCAATAA
- a CDS encoding response regulator transcription factor, whose protein sequence is MKQPFRVIIVDDHDHAREAIREIVGSYENFVIVGEATNGEEAIFLTEELMPDIILMDINMPHMDGLSATKIIKTKYPYIKVIIVTVSDEVTNLFEAIKKGAQGYLLKNINPTAWYEYLQAIADDEIPMSEELAFKLLQEFTSQKEKQMTKNPLSKREQEVLELVAKGHTNKQISVDLSISEHTVKNHLKNIMHKLHLENRVQITRYAYEKGWVE, encoded by the coding sequence ATGAAACAACCATTTCGCGTAATAATTGTTGATGACCATGACCATGCAAGAGAAGCAATCCGAGAGATTGTCGGTTCCTACGAAAACTTTGTGATCGTCGGTGAGGCAACAAACGGAGAAGAAGCGATTTTTTTAACTGAGGAGCTGATGCCTGATATTATCTTGATGGATATTAACATGCCACATATGGACGGGCTTTCAGCTACGAAAATTATCAAAACAAAGTACCCATATATCAAAGTGATCATTGTTACTGTTTCTGATGAGGTCACTAATCTTTTTGAAGCGATAAAAAAAGGGGCCCAAGGATATTTACTAAAAAATATCAATCCCACTGCTTGGTATGAATATTTACAAGCGATTGCAGATGATGAAATTCCAATGTCAGAAGAGCTTGCATTCAAACTACTTCAGGAGTTTACTTCTCAAAAAGAAAAACAAATGACGAAAAACCCCTTGTCTAAACGAGAACAAGAAGTTCTTGAGCTAGTAGCCAAAGGACATACAAATAAACAAATCTCAGTAGATCTCTCTATTTCAGAACACACCGTAAAAAACCATCTAAAAAACATCATGCACAAGCTCCATTTAGAAAATCGCGTTCAAATTACAAGGTACGCATATGAAAAAGGCTGGGTTGAATAG
- a CDS encoding ABC transporter ATP-binding protein — MDNQVLLKIENVSKVYADNQVVSPFDFSMNKPEVIALCGGNGAGKSTIIKMVTGQTRATTGKITINGVDWHKNRMAYAKQIGYMPDDFHLQQPLSVIEFISFFASLKKADKHVTETLAKVGLLEKKDQLISKLSKGMRQRLLLAQALVSKPKLILLDEPTNGLDPQWVKTFIEILLDLKKNGQGILFSTHNLAVAEEVADQVIFLKNGIIKERIHFEENVPRDLSQYYKEVFA, encoded by the coding sequence ATGGATAATCAAGTTCTGTTAAAAATTGAAAATGTCAGTAAAGTTTATGCAGATAACCAAGTCGTCTCGCCTTTCGATTTTTCAATGAATAAGCCCGAAGTTATCGCTCTGTGTGGTGGCAATGGTGCAGGGAAAAGTACAATTATTAAAATGGTAACAGGACAAACACGAGCAACAACCGGTAAGATAACAATAAATGGAGTAGATTGGCACAAAAATCGAATGGCATATGCAAAACAAATAGGTTACATGCCAGATGATTTTCATCTTCAACAACCATTGTCAGTTATTGAATTTATTAGTTTCTTTGCTTCATTGAAAAAAGCCGATAAACATGTTACAGAGACACTGGCTAAAGTTGGACTGTTAGAAAAAAAAGATCAACTTATTTCAAAGCTATCAAAAGGGATGAGGCAACGCCTATTATTAGCTCAAGCCCTTGTATCAAAACCAAAACTTATCTTACTTGATGAGCCAACAAATGGTTTAGATCCTCAATGGGTAAAAACATTTATAGAAATTCTTTTGGATTTAAAGAAAAATGGACAAGGGATTCTTTTTTCGACTCATAATCTTGCAGTTGCTGAAGAGGTAGCTGATCAGGTCATTTTCTTGAAAAACGGGATAATTAAAGAAAGAATTCATTTTGAGGAAAACGTACCGAGAGATTTGTCGCAATATTATAAGGAAGTATTTGCTTAA
- a CDS encoding DoxX family protein has protein sequence MFMNFLRNNVYASGILTVLRVYLGWKWLTGGWGKITGEPFNAGGYLNGAINNPVMSGENLVYPTYVSFLENIAIPNAGVFSFMVAWGEFLVGLGLILGILTTAAAFFGVVMNFSFIFAGTISTNPWMILIAMFVLAAGANAGKFGGDYYVLPYLKQLISGKKAITHQNKAA, from the coding sequence ATGTTTATGAATTTTTTAAGAAATAATGTATATGCATCAGGAATTTTAACTGTTTTAAGAGTATATCTTGGTTGGAAGTGGTTAACTGGAGGTTGGGGTAAGATTACAGGTGAACCTTTCAATGCAGGTGGATATCTAAATGGAGCTATAAATAATCCAGTAATGAGTGGAGAAAATCTTGTTTACCCAACGTATGTATCGTTTTTAGAGAATATTGCGATACCAAATGCAGGAGTATTTAGCTTTATGGTAGCATGGGGAGAATTCTTAGTAGGTCTTGGTTTAATCCTAGGAATTTTAACAACTGCAGCAGCATTTTTCGGAGTAGTCATGAACTTCTCATTCATATTTGCTGGAACTATTTCAACAAACCCTTGGATGATCCTTATCGCAATGTTTGTTTTAGCAGCAGGAGCTAACGCAGGTAAATTCGGTGGCGACTATTATGTACTTCCTTATCTTAAACAACTGATTTCAGGAAAAAAAGCAATAACTCACCAAAACAAAGCGGCCTAA
- a CDS encoding peroxiredoxin: METFLMYTVIILIVTQAISFILILRLRKGVTTAELSLGTAIPSIKAFSFTHNKQVVVKKLIRKPTLIVFVTPHSRACRKLLEECRLSYNQNEGMLDLISIVIGGEPEGRKLLKDVMMPGEHLWDPTKEVFHQFGVQIVPYAFAVNKNGVIEDKGVCGTKEQIDILTEPLFQ, translated from the coding sequence ATGGAAACTTTTCTGATGTATACGGTTATCATTCTCATAGTCACGCAGGCAATCAGTTTTATTTTAATTTTGCGCCTGCGAAAGGGTGTTACAACAGCCGAATTATCACTAGGGACAGCAATCCCCTCTATAAAGGCTTTTTCGTTTACCCATAACAAACAGGTTGTTGTTAAAAAACTGATTAGGAAGCCTACACTTATTGTGTTTGTGACACCTCATTCAAGGGCATGCCGGAAACTATTAGAAGAATGCCGTTTAAGCTATAACCAAAACGAGGGTATGCTTGATCTAATATCAATAGTTATTGGTGGAGAACCTGAAGGAAGAAAGCTACTAAAGGATGTAATGATGCCAGGTGAGCACTTATGGGATCCTACTAAAGAAGTCTTTCATCAATTTGGGGTACAGATAGTTCCCTACGCTTTTGCCGTGAATAAAAATGGCGTGATTGAAGACAAAGGGGTATGTGGTACCAAGGAACAAATTGATATTTTGACAGAACCTCTTTTTCAGTAA
- a CDS encoding nitrous oxide reductase accessory protein NosL, which produces MKNSLITLVLMVLLTGIVACGTKDAVYPAANVQGGVDRCEHCNMLVPDDLNATQLILADGRSLMFDDIGCMVEWVNDHGMDDVNVRYVRDYHSEDWIVMEEATFVYHKEFRTPMAYGVYSFSSKVDAEAFVVEQGMGEIISYPELEGHTWERDMEMMKKMKEEMGKHHHGDAGDNEEAEEETKSGHGH; this is translated from the coding sequence ATGAAGAATAGTTTGATTACATTAGTGTTAATGGTACTTTTAACAGGAATCGTCGCATGCGGTACAAAAGATGCTGTTTATCCAGCTGCAAATGTCCAAGGTGGAGTGGATCGTTGCGAACACTGTAATATGTTAGTACCTGATGATTTAAATGCTACTCAGTTAATTTTAGCGGATGGCCGTTCGTTAATGTTTGATGATATCGGTTGTATGGTTGAGTGGGTAAATGATCATGGAATGGACGATGTAAATGTTCGTTATGTAAGAGACTACCATAGTGAAGATTGGATTGTGATGGAGGAAGCTACATTTGTTTATCATAAAGAATTTCGAACTCCTATGGCCTACGGAGTTTACTCGTTTTCTTCAAAAGTCGATGCTGAAGCATTTGTAGTCGAACAAGGCATGGGAGAAATTATTTCTTACCCAGAGCTTGAAGGTCATACTTGGGAAAGAGATATGGAAATGATGAAGAAAATGAAAGAAGAAATGGGCAAGCACCATCATGGTGACGCCGGAGATAATGAAGAAGCTGAAGAAGAAACAAAGTCAGGACATGGCCATTAA
- a CDS encoding GAF domain-containing sensor histidine kinase, whose product MIDDLKIKKLHTLKVIAERLNEANDLQIMLQEVMNELLPLIGMETGWIFLIDQDGAFQLVVDINLPPALTWNHKKPMCEGECWCVNRYNDGRLKGAVNIIECKRIEDVIQQQRGETNQITHHATVPLKAGNENFGLLNVASANKTHFHNEELALLEAVAYQIGTAIKRIKLVENEQNMALIAERNRLARDLHDSVSQLLFSLLLTVRGTKEMTKDEQLKEMLTYIQDLSQEALSEMKALIWQLRPHGLENGIVSAIKNYGKVLGLKVEVEVPSQQDLPVKIEEVLWRIGQEALNNCKKHANTKTAFVKILTDEKYIVMEIRDHGCGFNYEADASLPSLGLLSMKERAEILGGTFQLQSEPGKGSKIVVSIPNKE is encoded by the coding sequence TTGATAGATGATCTCAAAATCAAAAAGCTACATACATTAAAAGTCATTGCTGAGAGACTAAATGAAGCTAATGATTTACAAATAATGCTTCAGGAAGTAATGAACGAATTACTACCTCTGATTGGAATGGAAACTGGGTGGATTTTCTTAATTGATCAGGATGGGGCTTTTCAGTTAGTGGTCGATATTAATCTTCCCCCGGCTTTGACTTGGAACCATAAAAAGCCGATGTGCGAAGGGGAATGCTGGTGTGTAAACCGGTATAATGATGGTCGTTTAAAAGGTGCAGTTAATATTATCGAATGTAAAAGAATTGAGGATGTCATACAGCAGCAACGAGGAGAGACAAATCAAATCACCCACCACGCAACCGTACCACTTAAAGCAGGAAATGAAAATTTTGGATTGTTAAATGTAGCCTCTGCTAATAAAACACATTTTCATAACGAAGAGCTAGCATTATTAGAAGCGGTAGCTTATCAAATTGGAACAGCGATAAAGAGAATTAAATTGGTTGAGAATGAACAGAACATGGCATTAATAGCTGAACGAAATCGCCTTGCAAGAGACTTGCATGATTCTGTGAGCCAGCTTCTTTTTTCCCTACTGTTAACTGTTAGGGGCACAAAAGAAATGACTAAAGATGAGCAGCTGAAGGAAATGCTCACTTACATTCAGGATCTATCACAAGAGGCCTTAAGCGAAATGAAAGCACTCATTTGGCAGTTACGCCCTCATGGTTTAGAAAATGGAATAGTTAGTGCAATTAAAAACTACGGGAAAGTATTAGGTTTAAAAGTAGAGGTTGAAGTACCCAGCCAGCAAGACTTACCTGTGAAAATTGAAGAAGTTCTGTGGCGAATTGGTCAGGAAGCTTTAAATAATTGTAAGAAGCATGCAAATACAAAAACAGCATTCGTAAAAATCCTTACTGACGAAAAATATATTGTAATGGAAATTCGTGATCATGGTTGTGGTTTTAATTATGAAGCTGACGCGAGCCTGCCTTCTCTTGGTTTATTAAGCATGAAGGAACGTGCAGAAATACTAGGTGGAACATTTCAATTACAAAGTGAGCCAGGTAAAGGCTCAAAAATTGTAGTCTCTATTCCAAACAAGGAGTGA
- a CDS encoding nitrous oxide reductase family maturation protein NosD, with the protein MIMFYSWKIYLIFCLLFSSFYLCFSGSSSAHGTIQDLIDQAEHGEEIILPEGIYEEVITITKSLKIIGEGAIIKNTADKVAIHIQSDEVSLTGLTVFQLNKQTEHPAILIEGTDNTLSNLKISSQSTGVQLNNSIRNTIEGLHIEREQPLDLAQTNMGNRQGNGIDLFFSNENVLKGNTMVNQLDGIYVESSSGNIIENNHVIRSRYGYHLMFAESTTMQNNYASLNITGAMIMGSSNLTITNNTFTRQSYHVHSQGLLLYDVHDSTVSKNFLSENLIGLYIERSSQNFIQENQISANFVGIQLKRVSNHDIFHNDFNTNVIQARVTDSDMNDVRENYWDSHTGLDFTGDGKSEIQFQSDPIFLSLVERKPSFQVLAQSPGLLFLNLLFDMNEEAILKDTAPLLKPNLETVMDDKKSFEDLFIYLGLMLGSVAIILGGRRK; encoded by the coding sequence ATGATTATGTTTTATTCATGGAAGATTTATTTAATCTTTTGCTTATTATTTAGTAGCTTCTATTTATGTTTTTCTGGTTCTTCTTCTGCTCATGGGACGATACAGGATTTGATTGACCAAGCTGAGCACGGGGAGGAGATTATTCTTCCAGAAGGAATATATGAAGAAGTCATTACTATTACGAAATCGTTAAAGATTATTGGTGAAGGCGCAATTATAAAAAATACAGCGGATAAGGTGGCCATTCATATCCAGTCCGACGAAGTATCTTTAACGGGATTAACGGTTTTTCAACTAAATAAGCAGACTGAACATCCAGCGATCCTCATCGAAGGAACCGACAATACTCTTAGTAATTTAAAAATAAGTAGTCAATCGACAGGTGTTCAATTAAATAATTCTATTCGAAATACGATAGAAGGTCTACACATTGAACGAGAACAGCCACTTGATTTGGCGCAAACGAATATGGGAAATCGCCAAGGAAATGGGATTGATCTATTTTTTTCAAATGAAAATGTACTTAAAGGCAATACAATGGTTAATCAATTAGATGGAATATATGTAGAAAGTAGTTCGGGAAATATTATTGAAAATAATCATGTAATTAGATCGCGTTACGGCTATCATTTAATGTTTGCTGAAAGTACAACAATGCAGAACAATTATGCAAGTCTAAACATTACTGGTGCAATGATTATGGGGTCATCTAACCTTACGATAACAAATAATACCTTTACTAGGCAATCTTATCATGTACATTCCCAAGGACTCCTTCTCTACGATGTTCATGATTCGACTGTAAGTAAGAATTTCCTATCTGAAAATCTAATCGGTCTTTACATTGAGCGATCAAGTCAGAATTTTATACAGGAAAATCAGATCTCTGCTAACTTTGTTGGAATCCAGTTAAAAAGAGTGTCTAATCATGATATATTCCATAATGATTTCAACACGAATGTCATTCAAGCAAGAGTGACAGACAGTGACATGAATGATGTAAGAGAAAATTATTGGGATAGTCATACAGGTCTTGATTTTACGGGGGATGGGAAGAGTGAAATTCAGTTTCAGTCGGATCCGATCTTCCTTTCCTTAGTTGAGCGAAAACCATCATTTCAAGTTTTAGCTCAATCACCTGGTTTATTATTTTTGAATTTATTATTTGATATGAATGAAGAAGCCATTTTAAAGGATACTGCGCCACTTCTTAAGCCTAATTTAGAAACAGTCATGGATGATAAAAAATCATTCGAAGATCTCTTTATTTATCTGGGGTTAATGTTGGGATCAGTCGCAATTATTTTAGGAGGTAGAAGAAAATGA